A region of Diospyros lotus cultivar Yz01 chromosome 3, ASM1463336v1, whole genome shotgun sequence DNA encodes the following proteins:
- the LOC127798400 gene encoding protein NSP-INTERACTING KINASE 1-like isoform X2: MAMRREEAIFFSVALFSFWASASSLLSPKGVNFEGSLKDPLGVLDNWDGDAVDPCSWTMVTCSPDKLVIGLGTPSQNLSGSLSPSIGNLTNLQIVLLQNNNISGPIPPEIGRLPKLQTLDLSNNFFNGEISSDLSHLKSLQYLRLNNNSLSGPIPSSLANMTQLAFLDLSFNNLSGPVPRLLPKTYNLLGNPVICATGKEQDCNGTAAMPLSYSFSNAENSQPPRRPKDHKVALAFGSSLGCICLLILGFGFLLWWRQRHNQQIFFDLSEHHHEELSLGNLKRFQFRELQIATNNFSSKNIIGKGGFGNVYKGYLQDGTVVAVKRLKDSNASGGEIQFQTEVEMISLAVHRNLLRLYGFCMIGTERLLVYPYMSNGSVASRLKAKPALDWGTRKRIALGAARGLLYLHEQCDPKIIHRDVKAANILLDDYYEAVVGDFGLAKLLDHRDSHVTTAVRGTVGHIAPEYLSTGQSSEKTDVFGFGILLLELITGQRALEFGKTANQKGAMLDWVKKIHQEKRLDTLVDKDLKNNYDRIELEEMVQVALLCTQYLPSHRPKMSEVVRMLEGDGLAEKWEASQRAEATRFRANEFSSSERYSDLTDDSSLLVQAMELSGPR; the protein is encoded by the exons ATGGCAATGAGGAGAGAGGAGGCTATTTTCTTCTCTGTGGCCTTATTCAGCTTCTGGGCTTCTGCAAGTTCGCTCCTTTCCCCCAAAGGTGTCAACTTTGAAG GTTCTCTGAAAGATCCACTTGGTGTTCTGGATAATTGGGATGGTGATGCAGTTGATCCATGTAGCTGGACTATGGTCACTTGTTCACCTGACAAGCTTGTCATTGGCCT AGGAACGCCAAGCCAGAATCTATCTGGGAGCCTTTCTCCCAGCATTGGGAACTTGACAAACCTCCAGATTGT gCTGCTGCAGAACAACAACATATCAGGGCCAATTCCCCCTGAGATTGGGAGGCTTCCGAAACTGCAAACACTAGATCTTTCTAACAACTTCTTCAATGGTGAAATTTCCTCTGATCTATCCCATCTGAAGAGCCTTCAATACCT GAGGCTAAACAACAACAGCCTTTCGGGACCAATTCCCTCGTCGTTGGCTAACATGACCCAGCTTGCCTTTCT GGACTTGTCTTTCAACAATTTGAGTGGTCCTGTACCAAGGCTTCTTCCTAAAACATACAA CCTTCTCGGGAATCCAGTGATATGTGCAACTGGGAAAGAGCAAGACTGCAATGGAACAGCAGCAATGCCACTTTCCTACTCTTTCAGCAATGCAGAGA ATTCTCAGCCTCCTCGAAGGCCTAAAGATCACAAAGTCGCGTTAGCCTTTGGATCAAGCCTCGGGTGTATCTGCCTACTAATTCTTGGATTCGGATTTCTTCTCTGGTGGAGGCAACGACACAATCAGCAGATATTCTTTGATCTCAGCG AGCACCATCATGAAGAACTATCCCTTGGAAACCTTAAGAGGTTCCAGTTCAGAGAACTACAGATTGCCACCAACAACTTCAGCAGCAAGAACATAATTGGGAAGGGTGGTTTTGGGAATGTCTACAAAGGGTACCTCCAAGACGGGACTGTTGTGGCCGTGAAAAGGCTCAAAGATAGCAATGCAAGTGGAGGGGAGATCCAGTTTCAGACTGAAGTCGAGATGATTAGCCTAGCAGTACACCGGAACCTCCTCAGGCTCTACGGTTTCTGTATGATAGGAACCGAAAGGCTTTTGGTTTACCCCTACATGTCCAATGGAAGCGTTGCTTCGCGCCTTAAAG CCAAGCCAGCCTTGGATTGGGGTACTAGGAAGAGAATTGCTTTGGGGGCTGCAAGGGGATTGCTTTACCTGCATGAGCAGTGTGATCCCAAGATCATTCACAGGGATGTGAAGGCTGCAAATATATTGCTCGACGATTACTATGAGGCAGTGGTAGGAGATTTTGGGCTGGCGAAGCTTCTGGATCACCGCGATTCTCATGTCACCACGGCTGTTAGAGGAACTGTCGGGCATATAGCTCCCGAGTATCTCTCAACAGGCCAGTCATCAGAGAAAACAGACGTTTTCGGGTTTGGGATTCTTCTGCTAGAACTGATCACTGGCCAAAGAGCTCTTGAATTCGGGAAAACAGCAAACCAGAAAGGAGCTATGCTTGATTGG GTTAAGAAGATCCATCAGGAAAAGAGACTTGACACATTGGTTGATAAGGACCTGAAGAACAACTATGACAGGATTGAGCTTGAGGAAATGGTTCAAGTGGCTCTGCTATGTACCCAGTATCTCCCAAGCCatagaccaaagatgtctgagGTGGTTCGGATGCTCGAAGGAGATGGACTCGCAGAGAAATGGGAAGCTTCCCAGAGAGCCGAGGCAACTAGGTTCAGAGCCAATGAATTCTCTTCTTCAGAGCGATATTCTGATCTTACAGACGATTCCTCATTGCTCGTCCAAGCCATGGAGCTCTCAGGACCCCGGTGA
- the LOC127798400 gene encoding protein NSP-INTERACTING KINASE 1-like isoform X1 codes for MAMRREEAIFFSVALFSFWASASSLLSPKGVNFEVQALIGIKGSLKDPLGVLDNWDGDAVDPCSWTMVTCSPDKLVIGLGTPSQNLSGSLSPSIGNLTNLQIVLLQNNNISGPIPPEIGRLPKLQTLDLSNNFFNGEISSDLSHLKSLQYLRLNNNSLSGPIPSSLANMTQLAFLDLSFNNLSGPVPRLLPKTYNLLGNPVICATGKEQDCNGTAAMPLSYSFSNAENSQPPRRPKDHKVALAFGSSLGCICLLILGFGFLLWWRQRHNQQIFFDLSEHHHEELSLGNLKRFQFRELQIATNNFSSKNIIGKGGFGNVYKGYLQDGTVVAVKRLKDSNASGGEIQFQTEVEMISLAVHRNLLRLYGFCMIGTERLLVYPYMSNGSVASRLKAKPALDWGTRKRIALGAARGLLYLHEQCDPKIIHRDVKAANILLDDYYEAVVGDFGLAKLLDHRDSHVTTAVRGTVGHIAPEYLSTGQSSEKTDVFGFGILLLELITGQRALEFGKTANQKGAMLDWVKKIHQEKRLDTLVDKDLKNNYDRIELEEMVQVALLCTQYLPSHRPKMSEVVRMLEGDGLAEKWEASQRAEATRFRANEFSSSERYSDLTDDSSLLVQAMELSGPR; via the exons ATGGCAATGAGGAGAGAGGAGGCTATTTTCTTCTCTGTGGCCTTATTCAGCTTCTGGGCTTCTGCAAGTTCGCTCCTTTCCCCCAAAGGTGTCAACTTTGAAG TGCAAGCTTTGATCGGTATCAAAGGTTCTCTGAAAGATCCACTTGGTGTTCTGGATAATTGGGATGGTGATGCAGTTGATCCATGTAGCTGGACTATGGTCACTTGTTCACCTGACAAGCTTGTCATTGGCCT AGGAACGCCAAGCCAGAATCTATCTGGGAGCCTTTCTCCCAGCATTGGGAACTTGACAAACCTCCAGATTGT gCTGCTGCAGAACAACAACATATCAGGGCCAATTCCCCCTGAGATTGGGAGGCTTCCGAAACTGCAAACACTAGATCTTTCTAACAACTTCTTCAATGGTGAAATTTCCTCTGATCTATCCCATCTGAAGAGCCTTCAATACCT GAGGCTAAACAACAACAGCCTTTCGGGACCAATTCCCTCGTCGTTGGCTAACATGACCCAGCTTGCCTTTCT GGACTTGTCTTTCAACAATTTGAGTGGTCCTGTACCAAGGCTTCTTCCTAAAACATACAA CCTTCTCGGGAATCCAGTGATATGTGCAACTGGGAAAGAGCAAGACTGCAATGGAACAGCAGCAATGCCACTTTCCTACTCTTTCAGCAATGCAGAGA ATTCTCAGCCTCCTCGAAGGCCTAAAGATCACAAAGTCGCGTTAGCCTTTGGATCAAGCCTCGGGTGTATCTGCCTACTAATTCTTGGATTCGGATTTCTTCTCTGGTGGAGGCAACGACACAATCAGCAGATATTCTTTGATCTCAGCG AGCACCATCATGAAGAACTATCCCTTGGAAACCTTAAGAGGTTCCAGTTCAGAGAACTACAGATTGCCACCAACAACTTCAGCAGCAAGAACATAATTGGGAAGGGTGGTTTTGGGAATGTCTACAAAGGGTACCTCCAAGACGGGACTGTTGTGGCCGTGAAAAGGCTCAAAGATAGCAATGCAAGTGGAGGGGAGATCCAGTTTCAGACTGAAGTCGAGATGATTAGCCTAGCAGTACACCGGAACCTCCTCAGGCTCTACGGTTTCTGTATGATAGGAACCGAAAGGCTTTTGGTTTACCCCTACATGTCCAATGGAAGCGTTGCTTCGCGCCTTAAAG CCAAGCCAGCCTTGGATTGGGGTACTAGGAAGAGAATTGCTTTGGGGGCTGCAAGGGGATTGCTTTACCTGCATGAGCAGTGTGATCCCAAGATCATTCACAGGGATGTGAAGGCTGCAAATATATTGCTCGACGATTACTATGAGGCAGTGGTAGGAGATTTTGGGCTGGCGAAGCTTCTGGATCACCGCGATTCTCATGTCACCACGGCTGTTAGAGGAACTGTCGGGCATATAGCTCCCGAGTATCTCTCAACAGGCCAGTCATCAGAGAAAACAGACGTTTTCGGGTTTGGGATTCTTCTGCTAGAACTGATCACTGGCCAAAGAGCTCTTGAATTCGGGAAAACAGCAAACCAGAAAGGAGCTATGCTTGATTGG GTTAAGAAGATCCATCAGGAAAAGAGACTTGACACATTGGTTGATAAGGACCTGAAGAACAACTATGACAGGATTGAGCTTGAGGAAATGGTTCAAGTGGCTCTGCTATGTACCCAGTATCTCCCAAGCCatagaccaaagatgtctgagGTGGTTCGGATGCTCGAAGGAGATGGACTCGCAGAGAAATGGGAAGCTTCCCAGAGAGCCGAGGCAACTAGGTTCAGAGCCAATGAATTCTCTTCTTCAGAGCGATATTCTGATCTTACAGACGATTCCTCATTGCTCGTCCAAGCCATGGAGCTCTCAGGACCCCGGTGA